tttgaattgttcaataaaaaactattcaaatgaaagctctttccagtcattttttttttactaatttcaCGTGGATACCCTCAAAATCACGTTATGATCACATTatacggctcggatcatcataATTTGATCGGAACACTATTTAACAAAGTCTTTATCGAAATTTGTTAATCATTCAGATGGAATAGGACATtttgattaatgaaaaataatgttgagagtaaaattgattttttaagaaccttgggagtctaattgaaatttaaagCACAGGTTTGGGGTATTTTGAAATCCCTTCCCCCACCCCCACAACTCCCctctcccctccccccccccccgaatGACCCCATCTTTACATTTATCAACGGTGATCCTTACTTCCATGAAGAACTCCATTACAAGACTTATATCGACTCCGGATTGCACTTGAGCTGATAAATAATCATGCAACTCTGTGAAAACTACTCCTCTAGCAAGAACTACTGAAAGTGCAGTTCATACCAACTGATACTGTCGTAAACAAAATGACACAGATTAACATACAAGCCGAGCCCTAAACTACCATCAGAGACGAAAGAAAGAGAGTTTCGATGAGGTAGGAAAAGCGGAGAAGCTTTATTTTGCTTCCCTTTCTGAATGTCAACTCCATGTAGTCCCCTCATTTCATTATGTCTGCTTTTATAGCCAAAAACTCCCCCAGCATCTTTCACCTCAGTCTATCTTCACGGAAGAGTAGATCTTTCGCACAAACCAGAAGCAAGCATAGAACCCAATAGTACCCGTCAAGACAAAGAAGGCATATGAGCCAATCAACATATACCCAAAGTACAGAATGCCCGAAACCAGCTTTGTGATCTCCAACTTCGTGAAAAAGTAAAAGATCGAGTAAAGGAAAAGGTACAGAGCAGATGAACCTGCAGTCAGGTAAGCCCTCCACCACCAGTGGTAGTCTTCACTGCACAGTTGGAAATAGCATAGCACGATGGTTATCTCAGCACACGTGATCAAAAGGATGACGAAAACTATGAAAAGGAACCCAAAGATGTAATAGAACTGATTCAACCATATGGATGTAAGAATGAAGAACAGCTCAATGAAAACAGCCCCAAATGGAAGAATGCCCCCAATCAGTATAGAGAATGCTGGTTTCATGTACCAAGCTTGTTCTGGTATCTGCCTTGGGATTTTGTTTGTCTTGACTGGGTCTTCAATCACCGGTTTTTTAAAACCCAAGTAACTCCCCACAAACACTAAGGGTACTGATATGCCAAACCATAGGCACACAAGAGCAAACATGGTCCCAAATGGCACGGCTCCGGAAGATTTCTCCCCCCAGATTAGAGCGTTCAGCACAAAGAAGACAGCAAAAAGGATACCAGGGAACATAACAGCTGTTTTTAGAGTATTCCTCTTCCACTCGTGGCCCTTAAACATTTTGTAAAGACGTGCAGAGGTGTAACCCGCGAATAAGCCCATGAAGACCCATAAGAGAACCATGGCAGTCATAAGCCCACCTCGATTAGAAGGTGACAAGAAACCGAGTACAGCGAATATCATGGTGACAAGTGTCATTGCAAAGACCTGAACACCCGTCCCAACATAGACGCAGAGTAGACCAGAATTAATAGGTGCCCTAAAAACATCCCCATGGAGAAGTTTCCATCCTGTTTCTTCCTGAGCTTCATCCTGTGTTTCCAACTGATTGTAGTTAGCGATATCTCTGTACAGAGTTCTCATCATAATCATGGCAACCATGCCAGAAAGGAAGAGGACAATCATCAGAGAGTTTATGATGGAGAACCAATGTATTTGGTCATCATTCATGAGAAGGTAAGTATCCCAACGCGAGGCCCATTTGACGTCACTTTCCTGAAGGGAGGGAAACGTAATAACTGAGACAGAAGCCATTTAAGGATTGCACATGTACAAGAATAAGGCAGAACAAGTCTGAGGGCTAAACAAGAGAGTACCTTGAACGAAACATCATATGTGAAAACAACCTCCTTATCAGTACCGACTTCCTGTGGCACAGTGCTACCTTGCATTATGTTTTTGGTGTTCTGGTTGCATGTTGTCAACTGAGGATTCTTCTCAACCCATTCTTTGTACTCATGATTAATACTGCTCatatataaaataaaggaaCACAATAGTCAAACAACAGAAATAAAGTCTGTTTGCTTTAGAACCTCGATTTTCACAATATCTAGGATACCAACAAAACCATGAATGAAAGTACAAGTCAACACATTCAATATAGAATCCTACATAAAGTTTGGAACCACCTCATCTATGGAACTAGTGaataaactaaaacaataaaacaacGAAAAATAGAAGATTATTCTGCTAGCAGACAATGAAAGCTCAGAATACCATAACAGACAAGAGTACCCCACACCATGTAACAAAAAAGTCTTCTAGGTTCAGGATATGTTTGATGTGGCAATTCCAATCAGCAATCCCTCAAAGGAAGCCGCTAGAGCTATTATGTTTCTACTTTTCAGAGACATACTTCAAACGCCACAATTTTGCACAACAATACGCACAACATGCCAATGTGGCATTGCTTCACTGGGCATTGCAAAATATCAATCTACTCAAGTACCAATGAAACAGTTCCCCATTGGCCAACTGTGCACAATGTTGTCCACATTATTGTGTTTTTAGACTTTCAGAGAAAAGGTTTCCAGTTTAAATACAAGTATCTTCGCATAATCACAGAAAACTCCTGAAACAAATACAGGTCAAGATATATCGCCAGGTAGGATCTTAAGCATCAACAGTTCGAAGAAGTGAATGGAGCTGTTCCCATACTTTTCATATTGCTAAATCAATATAACCTTATTCAATAAAGTTTTCAGAAGGTGAAAGGCAATTTCCTTGCTAAACTACTTGTTAAGCAGAGAGGCTTAAACAGCAAACCCCATCAAAATCCATACTAAAAGGAAACCACAAACTGATCAAAAGTCCAGCACAAGAAGGAAGCAAATAACgatcaaaacaaaataaaaaaggaaggaaGCATATAACCTGTTAGGAGTAACCTCAAAGGTAACAATTCTGGAAGAATCAGTCTCGGGATCCTTATGATACATGACTCTAAAGCTCAAGTGGTTATTTATAAAATACTTCTCCTCTTTGCtctggaaacaaaaaaacacaatcaaACCACATAAGAACACAAAAACAGTAAAACAGTACTGTCTAACGCAACTTACCCCTGCATAATTTCCTTTGAACCCTACACGGAAACCATGTTCATAAGTGGTTAACTGACTACCATCTCTCCTTTGCCTCAGAACAGCAACTGGAAGGTTATCTAGAATCCTGTACGCCCATCTCAGAAAATTTAGTTCACATAGAACAGAAACTTCAGCTTGAACAATGAACAGAGAATTATTTGAAGTCTACAGCTTGCGTGGAAGTATATGACTATATGTTGCCAAAGGGAATAACTAGTCCTACAGAGATCATCACATGACGACAATGACTTCAAAAAAGTGTCCTCACTATCATGCGTAAATACATTGGACTCCTAATGGAATGAAAGGGTAATCAAAGTAAATCATAAAAGATTTATAATTCAACAATCTTGAAGGGGCATTAATTTAAGCATACATGTTAACTCTATATTcatcatcaattttttctttgaaattctTAGCTGATTCGGCACCAAGCGTAAGTCGACAAGCTACTTTGCATGGCTGCTCCTCCCTCATATTAAACTGCAATATAAAGTGAAACCTTAGATCTCATACATCAAGCATGGATATAAAGAGTAACAACTAACCATGTGTGTAGCAACTACTAGTTCACAGAAAAAAGAATATCAGTAGATACTCACAGTATAGACAGAATTCTCAATGCGGTCGCCTCGAAGAACCTCCCCCAAATTTTCAGCACTGTTCATAATTTTCTTGGGTTTACAGTACTTCAAGAAATAGTAGTCATATGGTAGTTGTGTCTTCGTCGATGACAGCTTGTTCACTTTAACTTGAAGGGGATCACCCTGTCATAAGGACAATTACCAGAGATTAGAACGAAAACCAAAGAGGAAGTTCAACAATGCTGCTATTCTTGATGGCATCTGTCATATGGAAACTAAACAAACAGGGCAGAAAAAGAAACTAAACAAAGATGCACTAAAGAGAAATCTTCAAGTTTGATGGCAGACAACCAGTGGCACACACGGGGGAGCTGGTGGGGGCTACGGCCCCGCAAATTGATTTGCAATCGGAGTTCCATGTTAGTGCCCCCAAATTTTGATGGATTTCCATTTGATCCCATATATTTTTCCGGATATGCACCAAAAAATGGCATTTATCCCCTCCAAATAATTAACCGTCATACTTAAACCTCTTCAAAATCTCAACAAGAGTAAAATTACTCcccaaaaattcaaataagttCTCACACAACCCTTTCCTGCCACcccacaacaacaaaaaacttCGTTTGCCACTGTAGGCAACTATACAAAGAGGAGAAATCTCTGTGGGGATTCATGCCACCTCAAAGGCTAGGCTCTACATATGTTCTCATTAGTTGATTGTGAAGGATGCTTTCATTCCTCTGATGCATCCTCTCGCCAATAACTAAGATGCTAAAACACATTCTCATACGTACAATATTCTCGAAAACCAATCAATCTTTACATTACCCGTCACTTATAAGAATGGCACAGGACAATCCCTGCACCTATTTCCTAATTCTCCCATAACATAGACAACTAGTTGAGGACCATCAGTCAAGGGTCATACATtcagtcacataatccttcagtaGGGCCATCCGTTCCCCCTCTCAATTCTCGTTGTTGCAAATTTTAGTACTTTTGGCATATTTCTAAAAAGACGCCTTCACACTCCCGCACGCACGTTACATGACTTAGGTCGTATAAACACAGAGAAGAACATATAAACAACACAAATAAATACTGACATCCCTAGCTCCAAGCCTACAGCTAGAGTGATGAATAGGTCTCATACATGAAAGTGAAACCCAA
This DNA window, taken from Rhododendron vialii isolate Sample 1 chromosome 8a, ASM3025357v1, encodes the following:
- the LOC131335950 gene encoding transmembrane 9 superfamily member 7 — protein: MMAGSSSTGATSLLFFSLLLLLLLSSSDSFYLPGVAPRDFLRGDPLQVKVNKLSSTKTQLPYDYYFLKYCKPKKIMNSAENLGEVLRGDRIENSVYTFNMREEQPCKVACRLTLGAESAKNFKEKIDDEYRVNMILDNLPVAVLRQRRDGSQLTTYEHGFRVGFKGNYAGSKEEKYFINNHLSFRVMYHKDPETDSSRIVTFEVTPNSINHEYKEWVEKNPQLTTCNQNTKNIMQGSTVPQEVGTDKEVVFTYDVSFKESDVKWASRWDTYLLMNDDQIHWFSIINSLMIVLFLSGMVAMIMMRTLYRDIANYNQLETQDEAQEETGWKLLHGDVFRAPINSGLLCVYVGTGVQVFAMTLVTMIFAVLGFLSPSNRGGLMTAMVLLWVFMGLFAGYTSARLYKMFKGHEWKRNTLKTAVMFPGILFAVFFVLNALIWGEKSSGAVPFGTMFALVCLWFGISVPLVFVGSYLGFKKPVIEDPVKTNKIPRQIPEQAWYMKPAFSILIGGILPFGAVFIELFFILTSIWLNQFYYIFGFLFIVFVILLITCAEITIVLCYFQLCSEDYHWWWRAYLTAGSSALYLFLYSIFYFFTKLEITKLVSGILYFGYMLIGSYAFFVLTGTIGFYACFWFVRKIYSSVKID